A window of the Salegentibacter mishustinae genome harbors these coding sequences:
- a CDS encoding biotin--[acetyl-CoA-carboxylase] ligase translates to MRIIKVNATNSTNEFARELYRGNTSFEPVCVVAHEQTKGRGQRGSGWQSNAGENLTFSVLYPKIRVNVNHQFLMSATVSLAIIKVLKKFNVPGLKVKWPNDIMSARYKISGILIENILKNNEIAASVIGVGLNVNQTDFPRLPQASSLKLATGRDFNLDELLKRITDEFEEKLTEITAKAETSILEEYAKNLFRKDQVSTFQLPDATFLTGIIRGVTTSGRLNIEIEDSIFKTFDLKEIKLMY, encoded by the coding sequence ATGCGTATAATCAAAGTTAATGCCACCAATTCTACTAACGAGTTTGCACGTGAACTCTACCGCGGAAATACTTCATTTGAGCCGGTATGTGTAGTAGCTCATGAGCAAACAAAAGGTCGTGGTCAAAGAGGCTCGGGTTGGCAATCAAATGCGGGTGAAAACCTAACTTTTAGCGTACTATATCCAAAAATTAGAGTGAATGTGAATCATCAGTTTTTAATGAGTGCTACCGTTTCTTTGGCGATAATTAAAGTGCTTAAGAAATTTAATGTTCCCGGTTTAAAAGTAAAATGGCCTAACGACATAATGTCAGCACGCTATAAAATAAGCGGAATTCTTATCGAAAATATTCTGAAAAACAATGAAATTGCTGCTTCGGTAATCGGAGTTGGGCTTAATGTAAATCAAACTGATTTTCCTAGACTTCCCCAGGCGTCTTCGCTTAAACTGGCTACCGGTAGGGATTTTAACCTGGATGAATTGCTTAAAAGAATCACAGATGAATTTGAAGAAAAGCTAACAGAAATTACGGCAAAAGCTGAAACTTCAATTTTAGAAGAATATGCAAAGAATTTGTTTAGAAAAGATCAGGTTTCTACTTTTCAGTTGCCAGATGCCACCTTTCTTACCGGCATTATACGCGGAGTTACTACCTCAGGAAGATTGAATATAGAGATTGAAGATTCAATCTTTAAAACTTTCGATCTAAAAGAGATCAAATTAATGTATTAA
- a CDS encoding PQQ-dependent sugar dehydrogenase codes for MKKLTTILSLGFCLTLAVEAEAQVNTNLSEEKKEELSKRPADIVETEIGKLKLVPPFSSESVTKESEVIGWGDKKPKAPAGFKVTKFAENLQHPRRTYIAPNDDIFVVESNTKNSADRITLIRDKDGDGSPDYQEVFMEDLNQPYGMLVLDNYFYVANTDGLYRYPYSEGDTKIELEGEKILSLPAGGYNNHWTRNLLANKDGSKIYVSVGSASNVGEYGMEKEERRAAILEINPDGSGEKLYAAGLRNPVGMDWNPITGELWTAVNERDKIGNNLVPDYITSVQEGGWYGWPYSYYGQIQDPRWAEDPHTDLVEKAIVPDVPVGPHTASLGLAFYTKDKFPGKYKNGAFVGQHGSWNRANFSGYKILFVPFDENGKPGQPEDFLTGFIADEAESKVHGRPVGVSVTPDGALLVNDDDANIIWKVSAE; via the coding sequence ATGAAAAAACTAACCACTATTCTGAGTCTCGGTTTCTGTTTAACACTGGCTGTTGAAGCGGAAGCTCAGGTAAATACAAATTTAAGCGAAGAAAAAAAGGAGGAACTCTCTAAACGCCCTGCAGACATTGTAGAGACTGAAATTGGGAAACTCAAACTGGTGCCACCATTTTCATCTGAATCTGTTACCAAAGAAAGTGAGGTTATTGGTTGGGGAGATAAAAAACCAAAAGCTCCTGCCGGATTTAAGGTAACTAAGTTCGCTGAAAACTTACAGCACCCGCGACGCACTTATATTGCGCCTAACGATGATATTTTTGTGGTAGAATCTAATACCAAAAATAGTGCTGACAGAATTACATTAATTCGGGATAAAGATGGCGATGGAAGTCCAGATTACCAGGAAGTATTTATGGAAGATCTAAATCAGCCTTACGGAATGTTGGTTTTAGATAATTACTTTTATGTAGCCAACACTGACGGACTTTATCGATATCCGTATTCTGAAGGGGATACGAAAATAGAACTGGAAGGAGAGAAAATTCTTAGTTTGCCTGCCGGTGGATATAATAATCACTGGACCCGTAATTTACTCGCCAATAAAGATGGAAGTAAAATCTATGTTTCTGTAGGTTCTGCCAGTAATGTTGGAGAGTATGGAATGGAGAAGGAAGAAAGGCGTGCCGCAATCCTTGAAATTAATCCTGATGGAAGCGGAGAGAAATTATACGCTGCCGGATTAAGAAATCCTGTAGGAATGGACTGGAATCCTATAACCGGCGAGTTATGGACAGCCGTAAACGAACGTGATAAAATTGGAAATAATTTAGTGCCAGATTATATTACCAGCGTGCAGGAAGGCGGTTGGTATGGTTGGCCTTATTCTTATTACGGTCAAATTCAGGATCCTCGCTGGGCAGAAGATCCGCATACTGATTTAGTAGAGAAAGCTATTGTACCAGATGTGCCGGTTGGCCCGCATACCGCTTCTTTAGGACTGGCATTTTACACTAAAGATAAATTTCCGGGAAAGTATAAAAATGGCGCTTTTGTAGGGCAACACGGTTCGTGGAATAGAGCGAATTTTTCTGGATATAAAATTCTTTTTGTGCCTTTTGATGAAAACGGAAAACCAGGACAGCCTGAAGATTTTCTTACCGGGTTTATTGCCGATGAAGCCGAAAGTAAAGTCCATGGAAGACCGGTAGGAGTTAGCGTGACCCCAGATGGAGCACTACTGGTAAATGATGACGACGCGAATATAATTTGGAAAGTGTCAGCCGAATAA
- a CDS encoding SRPBCC family protein, translating into MHIESQKVTADKSQQEMFEFLTNAENYEQLMPESKEKFEVRDEKTFVFGLKGMPVIKLQIRETIEPELVVLGSTSDKLDFKLKAHISALNENQSEVQMEFNGEFNAMMAMMVKKPLSKFINTLAENIGKL; encoded by the coding sequence ATGCATATAGAAAGCCAAAAAGTAACTGCAGATAAAAGTCAGCAGGAAATGTTCGAATTTTTAACGAATGCTGAAAATTACGAGCAATTAATGCCTGAGAGCAAAGAGAAATTTGAAGTTAGAGACGAGAAAACCTTTGTTTTTGGCCTTAAAGGAATGCCGGTTATAAAATTACAAATTCGAGAAACCATAGAACCAGAATTGGTTGTTTTAGGTTCTACTTCAGATAAACTTGACTTTAAGCTTAAAGCTCATATTTCAGCTTTAAACGAAAATCAAAGTGAAGTACAAATGGAGTTTAATGGAGAATTTAACGCGATGATGGCGATGATGGTTAAAAAACCACTAAGTAAATTTATAAACACACTAGCCGAAAATATTGGCAAGTTATAA
- the rsfS gene encoding ribosome silencing factor, whose amino-acid sequence MAKKAPNNDQLIAHIIKGIEEVKGNDIDILDLRQIENTVCDYFIICNGTSNTQVNAIVNSIQKTVSKALKDKPWHVEGGENAEWVLLDYVNVVVHVFQKHIREFYDIESLWGDAKITSIETNY is encoded by the coding sequence ATGGCAAAAAAAGCACCGAACAACGATCAACTTATTGCACATATAATTAAAGGAATTGAAGAAGTAAAAGGTAACGATATAGATATTCTTGACCTTAGGCAAATAGAAAACACCGTTTGTGATTATTTTATTATTTGCAACGGTACTTCCAACACACAGGTAAACGCCATAGTGAATTCCATCCAAAAAACTGTAAGTAAAGCTCTTAAAGACAAACCCTGGCACGTAGAAGGTGGAGAAAATGCCGAATGGGTGCTTTTAGATTATGTAAACGTGGTTGTGCACGTTTTTCAAAAACATATCAGAGAGTTTTACGATATTGAAAGTCTTTGGGGTGATGCAAAAATCACCTCCATAGAAACCAATTATTAA
- a CDS encoding NUDIX hydrolase: MYKVFVNDVPLILSTKKDLGENYVSLPIKKVRIKRIIKKISKGELLYVNLYHEKEEKLLKHLFKKLRVVTAAGGMVLNDKDEILFIYRKKRWDLPKGKTEKNETIESSAIREVEEETGVEGLKVTKFLQKTYHIFKRKGRYRLKVTHWYEMRTSYDGELRPETKEGIEKAKWKDLKKSQKALQKSYANIKLLFPEKYLTGHSKDRVA, from the coding sequence ATGTATAAAGTTTTTGTAAATGATGTTCCCTTAATTCTCTCTACTAAGAAAGATTTAGGTGAAAATTATGTATCGCTGCCTATCAAAAAAGTTAGAATTAAGCGAATAATTAAAAAAATTAGTAAAGGTGAACTGCTCTATGTGAATCTTTATCACGAGAAAGAAGAAAAGCTACTGAAACATCTTTTTAAGAAGTTGCGGGTAGTAACTGCAGCGGGCGGAATGGTTTTAAATGATAAAGATGAAATTCTATTTATTTACCGAAAAAAACGCTGGGATCTTCCAAAAGGTAAAACCGAAAAGAATGAAACTATTGAATCTTCTGCCATCAGAGAAGTGGAAGAAGAAACTGGGGTAGAAGGTTTAAAAGTGACTAAATTCTTGCAGAAAACTTATCATATATTTAAACGAAAGGGCCGTTACCGCCTTAAGGTTACCCATTGGTATGAGATGCGTACTTCCTACGACGGGGAATTGCGTCCCGAAACCAAAGAAGGTATTGAGAAAGCCAAATGGAAGGATTTAAAGAAAAGCCAAAAGGCGCTTCAAAAATCCTACGCGAATATTAAACTTCTTTTTCCAGAAAAATATTTAACGGGGCATTCTAAAGATAGGGTAGCGTAA
- a CDS encoding M14 family metallopeptidase, with protein MKKYLVLSLGLLSLISCDLEKYQLVTEYDLETRFEKSGGKETGTYEEVIDFYTQLAESSGKVSLEEFVKTDSGKPLHLVIYSPSEEFDFEDLRKKNSIILINNGIHPGESDGIDATMMLFRDLAGDSIAAPKNTVLATIPIYNVGGALNRNSTSRTNQNGPAEYGFRGNARNYDLNRDFIKADTRNTRSFYEIFHHVKPDIFIDNHVSNGADYQYTLTHLFTQHNKLGGELGNYLNEQIMPALEDSLAKKDWDITPYVNVFNEVPEEGFSQFNDLPRYSTGYTTLWNTIGMMVETHMLKPYPKRVKGTYELMRSMIGIAEKDRERMKDLRNRASRKYLTDRWYPINYKPDMENPSKRNFKGYEGEMIASEVTGGERLKYDTQKPFTKEVDYYNNFIAEDTIEIPRAYIVPQGWWQVTDLLKLNQIKLEPLARDTTLYVETYSIEDFKTGEQAYEGHYKHSETRVSKTMDSVEFRKGDFVVKTFQEGARYLIETLEPKAPDSFFNWNFFDTVLQQKEGFSPYVFEDIAKNMLDENPELKERFEEKKNSDTDFSNNWYAQLDWLHKQSKHYEEAHLRYPIFRMPR; from the coding sequence ATGAAAAAATATCTCGTACTGAGTTTGGGGCTACTTTCGCTGATTTCCTGCGATTTAGAGAAATATCAACTGGTCACCGAATATGATTTGGAGACCCGTTTTGAGAAAAGTGGTGGTAAAGAAACCGGCACTTATGAAGAAGTTATAGACTTTTATACCCAATTGGCCGAAAGTTCCGGCAAAGTAAGCCTGGAAGAATTTGTAAAAACCGATAGCGGCAAACCTCTTCACCTTGTCATTTACAGCCCTTCTGAAGAATTTGATTTTGAAGATCTAAGAAAGAAAAATAGTATTATTCTTATTAATAATGGCATTCATCCCGGGGAAAGCGATGGCATAGATGCCACCATGATGCTTTTTAGAGACCTGGCCGGCGATTCTATTGCTGCGCCAAAAAATACTGTTTTAGCGACCATTCCCATTTATAATGTTGGTGGTGCCTTAAACCGAAATTCTACCAGCCGTACAAATCAAAACGGTCCTGCTGAATATGGCTTTAGAGGAAATGCCAGGAATTATGACCTGAATCGGGATTTTATAAAAGCCGATACGCGAAACACCAGAAGCTTTTACGAAATTTTTCATCACGTTAAACCAGATATTTTTATAGACAATCACGTAAGTAACGGCGCCGATTATCAATATACGCTCACTCATCTCTTTACCCAGCACAATAAATTAGGTGGCGAGCTCGGCAACTATTTAAATGAACAAATTATGCCGGCGCTGGAAGATTCGCTCGCTAAAAAAGACTGGGACATCACACCTTATGTAAATGTCTTTAATGAAGTGCCAGAAGAGGGATTTTCTCAGTTTAACGACTTACCAAGGTACTCTACCGGGTACACCACGCTATGGAACACTATTGGAATGATGGTTGAAACTCATATGCTAAAACCTTACCCTAAACGTGTAAAAGGAACTTATGAGTTGATGCGAAGTATGATTGGTATTGCTGAAAAAGACAGGGAGCGAATGAAAGACCTTCGCAACAGGGCTTCAAGAAAATACCTAACCGATCGCTGGTATCCCATTAACTACAAACCGGATATGGAAAACCCAAGTAAGCGCAATTTTAAAGGTTACGAGGGTGAAATGATTGCCAGTGAGGTTACCGGTGGTGAACGTTTAAAATATGACACGCAAAAGCCATTTACCAAAGAAGTGGATTACTACAATAATTTTATAGCTGAAGATACTATTGAAATTCCACGTGCATATATTGTACCCCAGGGATGGTGGCAGGTCACAGACCTTTTGAAGCTGAACCAAATAAAACTAGAGCCCTTAGCCCGAGATACCACATTATATGTTGAAACTTATAGCATAGAAGATTTTAAAACCGGCGAGCAGGCTTACGAAGGTCATTACAAGCACAGCGAAACCAGGGTTTCCAAAACAATGGATTCAGTTGAGTTTAGAAAAGGAGATTTTGTGGTAAAAACTTTTCAGGAAGGTGCGCGCTATTTAATCGAGACTTTAGAACCTAAAGCACCAGATTCTTTCTTCAACTGGAATTTCTTTGATACTGTTCTTCAGCAAAAGGAAGGCTTTTCTCCTTATGTTTTTGAGGATATCGCCAAAAATATGCTCGACGAAAATCCAGAGCTAAAAGAGCGTTTTGAAGAAAAGAAAAATAGTGATACTGATTTTTCTAATAACTGGTATGCCCAATTAGACTGGCTGCATAAGCAATCGAAACATTACGAAGAGGCGCATTTACGCTACCCTATCTTTAGAATGCCCCGTTAA
- a CDS encoding LUD domain-containing protein, with protein sequence MSLFRRFLNPKSKSDKKQESPGKAERGKYMPEVKLPTDERFMLNFKNNGGKFLYCEDDKELQEAFDNILLENDWYEKECFCLDPNLQDKFKGFNLHFTKSGSAPFFLSTCEYLVANDGSILISSNQIKECKLNDLPDNFVIISSTSQLIDTIGEGLRGIKFRNKQRIPSNITTIKNFETQKEGDFMSYGSSTKNLYLLLLEDL encoded by the coding sequence ATGAGTCTATTTAGAAGATTTCTTAACCCTAAATCTAAATCAGACAAGAAGCAGGAATCTCCTGGAAAAGCTGAGCGGGGTAAATATATGCCTGAGGTAAAACTACCTACTGATGAGCGATTCATGCTCAATTTTAAAAATAACGGTGGTAAATTCCTTTATTGCGAAGACGATAAGGAACTGCAGGAAGCTTTTGATAATATCTTACTGGAAAACGACTGGTATGAGAAAGAGTGCTTCTGTTTAGACCCTAATCTTCAGGATAAATTTAAAGGTTTTAATCTCCATTTTACAAAGTCTGGCTCTGCTCCATTCTTTCTATCTACTTGCGAATATTTGGTAGCCAATGATGGTTCTATCCTAATATCATCTAACCAGATTAAAGAATGCAAACTCAATGACTTACCAGATAATTTCGTCATTATTTCTTCAACAAGCCAATTAATAGATACTATTGGCGAAGGCCTTCGCGGCATTAAATTCAGGAACAAACAGCGAATTCCTTCTAATATTACTACCATCAAAAATTTTGAAACTCAAAAAGAAGGAGATTTTATGAGCTATGGAAGTAGCACAAAAAACCTATATTTGCTCCTGCTGGAAGATTTATAA
- the ftsH gene encoding ATP-dependent zinc metalloprotease FtsH, producing MAKQQPKKNADPKKPKFSAYWIYAAIIIFFLGLNFFSGGGFSEPAQTNPAEFLNFLRDGDVKKVEIVNRKQAKVYLTEEAAQKEIHKNANDPELFNTGGETPAYSFEFGDLQNLEDDIKEIKNENNLDTTVVYDTQSNVWGEVFWALLPFILIIGVWIFIMRKMSSGAGGGAGGQIFNIGKSKAKLFDQNTDVKTSFKDVAGLEGAKEEVQEIVDFLKQPDKYTSLGGKIPKGALLVGPPGTGKTLLAKAVAGEAKVPFFSLSGSDFVEMFVGVGASRVRDLFKQAKEKSPSIIFIDEIDAIGRARGKSNFSGSNDERENTLNQLLTEMDGFGTNTNVIVVAATNRADVLDKALMRAGRFDRQIYVDLPDLNERKEIFEVHLKPLKKVADELDTEFLAKQTPGFSGADIANVCNEAALIAARKGNKAVGKQDFLDAVDRIVGGLEKKNKIITPDEKKAIAYHEAGHATVSWMLEHAAPLVKVTIVPRGQSLGAAWYLPEERLIVRPEQMLDEMCAALGGRAAEKVVFNKISTGALSDLEKVTKQAKAMVTIYGLNDKIGNLTYYDSSGQSEYNFTKPYSERTSELIDKEISNLIENQYQRALDLLTEHKDKLGQLADILLDKEVIFKDDLERIFGKRPYDKEKDKTEVLGKKETPKVEEKVSETEKQHPAPGDDSDKNTLTENNSVNK from the coding sequence ATGGCGAAACAGCAACCCAAAAAAAACGCAGATCCCAAGAAGCCTAAGTTTAGTGCTTATTGGATCTATGCCGCTATAATTATCTTCTTTTTAGGACTTAACTTTTTTAGCGGAGGCGGTTTTAGCGAACCAGCTCAAACCAATCCGGCAGAATTCCTTAATTTTCTTAGGGATGGCGATGTGAAAAAAGTTGAAATTGTAAACCGCAAACAAGCGAAAGTTTACCTTACCGAAGAAGCTGCCCAAAAAGAAATTCATAAAAATGCCAACGATCCGGAATTATTCAACACCGGGGGCGAAACTCCTGCATATAGTTTTGAGTTTGGCGACTTGCAAAACCTTGAAGACGACATTAAGGAGATCAAGAATGAAAATAATCTTGACACCACTGTTGTTTACGATACACAAAGCAATGTTTGGGGTGAAGTTTTCTGGGCACTGTTGCCGTTTATCCTAATTATTGGAGTTTGGATTTTCATCATGCGAAAAATGAGCTCTGGCGCCGGTGGCGGTGCAGGAGGACAGATTTTCAATATTGGAAAATCTAAAGCCAAATTATTTGACCAAAATACCGATGTTAAGACTTCTTTTAAAGATGTAGCCGGATTGGAAGGTGCAAAAGAAGAAGTTCAGGAAATTGTAGATTTCTTAAAACAACCAGATAAATATACTTCTCTTGGTGGTAAGATCCCAAAAGGAGCGCTGCTTGTAGGACCTCCCGGAACCGGTAAAACCTTATTAGCAAAAGCTGTAGCAGGAGAAGCTAAAGTTCCCTTCTTTTCACTTTCAGGATCAGATTTCGTAGAGATGTTTGTGGGAGTTGGTGCTTCAAGGGTACGTGATCTATTTAAACAAGCCAAAGAGAAATCACCTTCAATAATTTTTATTGATGAGATAGATGCTATTGGTCGTGCACGTGGGAAAAGTAATTTCTCAGGCTCTAACGATGAGCGTGAAAATACCTTAAACCAGTTATTAACCGAAATGGATGGTTTTGGCACTAATACTAATGTAATTGTAGTAGCCGCTACTAACCGTGCCGATGTACTGGATAAAGCATTGATGCGTGCCGGAAGATTTGACCGACAGATCTATGTCGACCTGCCGGATCTAAACGAAAGAAAAGAAATTTTTGAAGTTCACCTGAAGCCACTTAAAAAGGTAGCAGATGAACTTGATACTGAATTTTTAGCAAAGCAAACTCCTGGATTCTCTGGAGCTGATATTGCCAATGTATGTAACGAAGCTGCTTTAATCGCTGCTCGTAAAGGCAATAAAGCTGTTGGGAAACAAGATTTCCTTGATGCGGTAGACCGAATTGTAGGTGGTCTTGAGAAAAAGAATAAGATCATCACCCCAGACGAAAAGAAAGCAATTGCTTATCACGAAGCCGGTCACGCGACTGTAAGCTGGATGTTAGAGCACGCTGCTCCTCTAGTAAAAGTAACTATTGTTCCTCGTGGGCAGTCACTAGGAGCAGCCTGGTATCTACCAGAAGAACGTCTTATTGTGAGACCCGAACAAATGCTTGACGAAATGTGTGCCGCCCTTGGTGGTCGAGCTGCAGAGAAGGTTGTATTTAATAAAATTTCAACCGGTGCCTTAAGCGATCTTGAAAAAGTAACTAAACAGGCTAAAGCCATGGTTACTATTTACGGACTGAATGATAAAATTGGAAATCTTACCTATTACGATTCTTCAGGCCAAAGCGAATATAATTTCACCAAACCTTATAGTGAAAGAACTTCAGAGCTTATTGATAAAGAGATTTCAAACTTAATTGAAAATCAATATCAAAGAGCTTTAGACTTACTTACCGAACATAAGGATAAATTAGGCCAGTTAGCTGATATTCTTCTAGACAAAGAGGTGATTTTCAAGGATGACCTGGAACGTATCTTCGGAAAAAGACCTTATGATAAAGAGAAGGACAAAACCGAAGTTCTTGGTAAAAAAGAAACTCCAAAAGTAGAAGAAAAAGTTTCTGAAACCGAAAAGCAGCATCCTGCACCGGGAGATGATAGTGATAAGAATACATTAACTGAAAATAATTCAGTTAATAAATAG
- the pyrE gene encoding orotate phosphoribosyltransferase, giving the protein MILNKETARTTAELLLQIKAIKLDAQEPFTWASGWKSPIYCDNRIVLSYPPIRNHIREQFARQIEELYGKPDVIAAVATGAIGIGMLVAEILSLPFIYVRPEAKSHGRKNQIEGNLSEGQTVVVIEDLISTGNSSLNAVKALNEAKANVKGMLAIFTYGFKTADENFAKAGIELHTLSDYDFLLETAQKTNYINATEAGILREWRQDPANWKK; this is encoded by the coding sequence ATGATTTTAAATAAAGAAACAGCCAGAACAACCGCTGAACTGCTATTGCAAATTAAAGCAATAAAATTAGATGCACAAGAACCTTTTACATGGGCCAGTGGTTGGAAATCGCCAATCTATTGCGATAACCGAATAGTTCTCTCTTATCCGCCAATTAGAAACCATATCAGGGAACAGTTCGCAAGACAAATTGAAGAATTATATGGAAAACCCGATGTTATTGCGGCGGTAGCCACCGGTGCCATTGGAATTGGAATGCTGGTAGCCGAAATTTTGAGCCTTCCGTTTATCTATGTGAGACCGGAAGCCAAGAGCCACGGCCGAAAAAATCAAATAGAAGGAAATTTATCTGAAGGGCAAACCGTAGTGGTAATTGAAGATTTAATTAGCACAGGAAACAGCAGTCTTAATGCCGTAAAAGCTTTAAACGAAGCCAAAGCAAATGTAAAAGGTATGCTAGCCATCTTTACCTATGGCTTTAAAACTGCCGATGAAAATTTTGCAAAAGCAGGAATAGAACTGCATACGCTTAGCGATTATGATTTCCTTTTGGAAACTGCCCAAAAAACTAATTATATAAATGCTACTGAGGCCGGAATACTTAGAGAATGGCGTCAGGATCCAGCAAACTGGAAAAAATAA